Proteins from one Halopseudomonas pelagia genomic window:
- a CDS encoding AzlC family ABC transporter permease: MSSRFKTALLGARDTIPMLVGALPFGIIFGTLAVSSGLSAGATLAMSALVFAGSAQFIAISLIASGTGLVVILLTTLIVNLRHMLYSASMLPYVRHLPQRWRVPLAFWLTDESFAVVHRYYQNATVPLAGKQWYFFGSCLAMYSNWFACTLVGVLLGHALPGMAHWGLDFAMVATFIGIVVPLLRTRPMLVAALVAAVVAVAANGLPYKLGLMLAALLGVIAGVIAARLQPKVIYPEQDQGVTDESL; the protein is encoded by the coding sequence ATGTCTTCGCGGTTCAAAACGGCCTTGCTGGGCGCTCGGGATACCATCCCGATGTTGGTCGGCGCGCTGCCGTTCGGCATCATTTTCGGTACGTTGGCGGTGTCGTCGGGCTTGTCGGCGGGCGCTACACTGGCCATGTCTGCCCTGGTATTCGCAGGCTCTGCACAATTCATCGCTATCAGTCTGATCGCCTCGGGCACCGGACTTGTGGTGATTCTGTTGACCACCCTGATCGTCAACCTGCGGCACATGCTCTACAGCGCCAGCATGCTGCCGTATGTCCGCCACCTGCCGCAGCGTTGGCGGGTGCCGCTGGCCTTCTGGCTGACCGACGAAAGTTTCGCCGTGGTGCACCGTTATTATCAGAATGCGACTGTACCGCTGGCCGGTAAACAGTGGTATTTCTTCGGCTCCTGCCTGGCCATGTACAGCAACTGGTTTGCCTGCACGCTGGTCGGTGTGCTGCTGGGCCACGCATTGCCGGGTATGGCGCACTGGGGGCTGGATTTCGCCATGGTCGCGACTTTTATCGGCATCGTCGTCCCCTTGCTGCGCACGCGCCCCATGTTGGTCGCCGCGCTGGTAGCGGCAGTGGTGGCGGTCGCAGCCAATGGCCTGCCGTACAAGCTCGGCCTTATGCTCGCAGCCTTGCTCGGCGTGATCGCGGGTGTTATTGCAGCGCGCCTACAGCCCAAGGTGATCTATCCCGAGCAGGATCAGGGGGTGACCGATGAATCCCTATGA
- a CDS encoding AzlD domain-containing protein, with translation MNPYEIALIGGMAVITFAIRYTLFAVGHRVRFSPLVTQALSYVPVVVLTAIVAPAMLMPDGANLDLSLDNAYLVGGIVAIVIAAKWRNLLATIIGGLAFFFIWRWLFG, from the coding sequence ATGAATCCCTATGAAATCGCTCTGATCGGCGGCATGGCGGTCATCACCTTTGCCATCCGCTACACGCTGTTCGCCGTGGGCCACCGGGTGCGTTTCAGCCCGCTGGTAACCCAGGCGTTGAGCTATGTACCGGTGGTGGTGCTCACGGCTATCGTTGCACCCGCCATGCTGATGCCGGACGGCGCCAACCTGGACCTGTCGCTGGATAATGCCTATCTGGTCGGTGGCATTGTGGCGATCGTGATCGCCGCCAAGTGGCGCAATCTGCTGGCCACCATCATCGGCGGCCTGGCGTTCTTCTTTATCTGGCGCTGGCTGTTCGGCTGA
- a CDS encoding MFS transporter, with amino-acid sequence MTGTTTSPAKEDRRGLAMVAALLAIFTTIFASNLPTPLYSFWQARWDFSSTALTAVFSIYVLGVVTTLLTLGSLSDKLGRRQMMVPGLLFILGGAVAFMLAEGIYGLGLARILTGIGTGIVTGAASAALVELEPNENWTRAATLSALFFTLGAFAGPTVSSLALFFGSGADLWPFMVIVALCLGTITLLLTAPWPAHIGQRQSNFRLRAWRPTTIKVPRELLGAFVFAAATICLAWSTGSLYASLGPSLAMNLTGISDRAVAGLFAAAWQLMAGLSQFACQRQPLNRLLIAGPSILIAGLMIMAASVLLSSPGLFGLATLATATGAGATGVVAIASISQVAPPAERGGIISAFYLMAYLTMASVVLGVGFTSDAIGFGTTVLGFTTLISLAALTLMISAVRSGRATFW; translated from the coding sequence ATGACAGGTACGACAACTTCACCAGCAAAGGAAGACCGACGGGGCCTGGCTATGGTCGCGGCGTTGCTGGCCATTTTCACCACCATCTTCGCCAGTAACCTGCCTACCCCGCTGTATTCGTTCTGGCAGGCGCGCTGGGACTTTTCCTCTACAGCGCTTACAGCGGTGTTTTCCATCTATGTTCTGGGCGTGGTCACCACTCTGCTGACGCTGGGGTCATTGTCTGACAAGCTCGGCCGACGGCAGATGATGGTGCCCGGGCTGCTGTTTATTCTGGGCGGGGCCGTCGCCTTCATGCTAGCCGAGGGCATCTACGGCCTGGGGCTGGCGCGCATTCTGACGGGCATCGGTACCGGAATCGTTACCGGCGCAGCATCGGCGGCACTGGTCGAACTGGAGCCCAACGAGAACTGGACCCGCGCCGCTACCCTGTCTGCGTTGTTCTTCACCTTGGGCGCCTTTGCCGGGCCGACGGTCAGTTCGCTTGCGCTGTTTTTTGGTTCCGGCGCGGACCTCTGGCCATTTATGGTGATCGTCGCCCTCTGCCTGGGAACCATCACTCTGCTGCTGACCGCCCCCTGGCCCGCCCATATCGGCCAGCGGCAGAGCAACTTCCGCCTGCGCGCCTGGCGCCCGACCACGATTAAAGTGCCACGTGAACTCCTTGGTGCCTTCGTGTTTGCTGCGGCGACCATTTGCCTGGCCTGGTCTACCGGCAGCTTATACGCGTCTCTGGGGCCAAGCTTGGCCATGAACCTGACCGGTATCAGCGACCGGGCGGTGGCCGGGTTGTTCGCCGCGGCCTGGCAATTGATGGCCGGGCTCAGTCAGTTTGCCTGCCAGCGCCAGCCCTTGAACCGCTTACTGATTGCCGGACCGAGCATCTTGATTGCTGGCTTGATGATCATGGCGGCATCGGTACTGCTCAGTTCTCCGGGCCTGTTCGGGCTGGCGACGCTGGCGACCGCCACCGGGGCCGGCGCAACGGGCGTCGTGGCTATCGCGTCGATCAGCCAGGTAGCACCGCCGGCCGAGCGTGGCGGTATCATCTCGGCCTTCTACCTGATGGCGTACCTGACCATGGCTTCGGTGGTATTGGGAGTGGGCTTTACCAGTGATGCCATCGGCTTTGGCACTACCGTGCTGGGCTTCACCACGTTGATTTCTCTGGCCGCGCTGACGCTGATGATCAGCGCAGTGCGCAGTGGCCGGGCGACCTTCTGGTAA